From one Lycium ferocissimum isolate CSIRO_LF1 chromosome 7, AGI_CSIRO_Lferr_CH_V1, whole genome shotgun sequence genomic stretch:
- the LOC132064081 gene encoding vesicle-associated protein 1-3: MTTGEFINIYPSELKFPFELRKQSSCSLQLSNKTDQYIAFKVKTTNPKKYCVRPNAGVVLPGSSCNVTVTMQAQKEAPPDMQCKDKFLIQSAIAPNGTTNKDITPEIFNKEDGKIIDEFKLRVVYFPANPPSPVPEGSEEGGSPRTSLTEDESKSSSLPEAVSRSLEEPKAKSSPSEAWSLISRLTKEKASALQQNQKLRQELELVRKENSKSNAGGFSMLFVVLIGLIGLLVGYLIKKT; encoded by the exons ATGACTACCGGTGAATTCATCAATATTTATCCCTCAGAGCTCAAATTCCCAT TTGAGTTGAGGAAGCAGAGTTCATGTTCTTTGCAATTAAGTAACAAGACTGATCAATACATTGCATTCAAG GTTAAGACGACAAACCCGAAGAAGTACTGTGTTAGGCCTAATGCTGGTGTTGTTTTGCCTGGTTCTTCATGCAATGTGACAG TTACAATGCAAGCACAGAAAGAGGCACCTCCTGATATGCAGTGCAAGGATAAGTTTTTAATTCAGAGTGCTATAGCACCCAATGGTACAACTAATAAAGACATCACTCCAGAAATT TTCAATAAGGAGGATGGGAAAATTATTGATGAATTTAAATTGAGGGTTGTTTATTTTCCCGCAAATCCTCCCTCTCCCGTGCCTGAAGGGTCTGAAGAAGGCGGTTCTCCCAGGACCTCGTTGACTGAAGATGAGAGTAAAAGCTCTTCGCTTCCAGAAGCA GTGTCACGATCTTTGGAGGAGCCGAAAGCAAAATCATCCCCTTCGGAG GCATGGTCTTTGATTTCGAGGTTAACTAAGGAGAAAGCTTCTGCTCTTCAACAAAATCAGAAATTACGTCAGGAATTG GAGCTGGTAAGAAAAGAAAACAGCAAAAGCAATGCTGGCGGCTTCTCGATGCTGTTCGTTGTGCTGATTGGTCTTATAGGTCTTTTGGTTGGGTACCTGATCAAGAAGACTTAG